One region of Esox lucius isolate fEsoLuc1 chromosome 17, fEsoLuc1.pri, whole genome shotgun sequence genomic DNA includes:
- the LOC105030000 gene encoding rootletin isoform X3 produces MVDKCLIIERHSYLHAHAPFRPKSNVLIPLEYCRRTGRSEASLLSGPEDLVWGIQINRPSMSDTENSNADSKLESVIQRLEESVLSEEKRLIVRGSSPEDPPTCLPARVREIVTKNLNESGPMSSVMSVQEENRVLQGELGRLEDLLAHSRAERDELAIKYSAISERLEQALRLEAGDGEGDSPECRSLAQQNVELRRRLDEEQAAYKRKLTAYQEGQQRQAQLVQKLQAKVLQYKKRCGDLEKTVLEKSSELEQHRLNGPCDTSSSSHRGDEDPCGDLENALIRLEEEQQRSNSLSAVNSMLREQLEQAGLANEALSQDIRRLTADWSKSREELEQRESDWRREEEVVGFRRQVCELKSATERDLSDMRNEMARASHSVQSSCSGLSSTLRSREGGAALALEREEALRGKLEAQLRERVAEMMSLQTRRDAERAELNARLSDAVREVERLKGQIEERDRDVASLTRRLEEQSGNDETDMQVMRAHTETLLDTLRDIAQTVLSDGDSSEADQENSEASVLALFRSSSPRRSLSPQRSSSPSRCSSLALIPEASLSALRSAVNSRHLQLQEVRGRLSSAQSSVQTLRRQLTETESARREAEQRCQMLQGERDGVQREKDSMQRERDRLKQDRDTLASDKVAVEKSAQTALIKSQILQMDCEKLQQALTSAQREWDHEREEKEATLQERDLAKAETERVQKQWEQSDSRASVQRRELSAVREAKHQTEVEKQLLEEEKAQLTEALARAEGSNAELSLLVNKLHSEEAALRDSLAKMGSMNEALAQDKSDLNSIISQLEEEKNLLQAEKREAKQEKLTIRDELVRLEQDRLELDSARLALHQSLQESELSRVGMEAELHSLRAEKVKLQDKITQLCGEVSSLGAELGVIRGEEQRQGTALEEIGRDRADLARERAGLVVQLTASERENAALSEEVAAFRSERETLETSLFEVQQQMVQLESRREQLETENQSLRLRCETTTAELRRVRAEGENILAQSEKEMEVLRQALSNTQQESQQALRASIADHQEEVERLTAEKETLRCSLESEHEGALRRLREDAEEQVLRTERERDELRAEVRSLQHDRDQSLLQAETEKQQMLSQKEAEKAVLSERVSILQAELGSAALELERLAREATHHKDQERAAVGALTTELLELRCQLEEAGCRHDRELQRLQENCTDLQTHTDAALKELEECRASLSASEESRDQLRRDMLEMERRLNQTRDTGEGYRRDGVELRRTLCDVTKERDTLSLSNTHLRETLRSTETERISVKRQCEERDQRVALLEESLSSAQREVAELRSCLREVERSRLEARRELQELRRQVKVLDGEKEQKGKEVAELQMRLSLEEQREEERGREIFALKQKLVEADTARTSVKKELSVLQRRLTESESGWRGCEKELTTQLQEARGCEKKLQDEARNLSLRAQTAQDSLTQSSLQLSEAQGRLAATEAELARAEAGRRELEFRLGSLQSALTRTLGIGAGGRGSTSGGRGRSPGGSSHSSITRHRSLSPLRCSLSPPKDFGGSTPDNTMGLSRPISPEREDTPQPVPLPEMDPEVLRCGLRDFLQELRDAQRDRDEARCQLGALQRELEEVTGERDSSQNRLSQLHKTLQEWQDGKRDVDGRLTSTQAMLQQLEENMRRGERERRALTDRVKELERALQTAETEKKHTQDQLSKQRAGEVRLEAERRRLREALEAAETRGTRVELGRRSLEGELQRLKLSLGDREAEGQATQERHAALLKQVKEGESRVTLLQREVDRLSQALSKAQEGEACLREKTQSLSQSLQEATASHSATQGRLAALQKTLGVAEQDRRQLQERVDGARASLNEGKRSMVALTERVQSLQNELTQSELRRGELETELAQTQEALRQRTASLTEAQRNAQSAQTERSSAEERLRGLQRAVAMLETEKKDAERQAVRLEKDKNALRNTLDKVERQKLKTEEGSMRLSAEKGRLDRSLNTAEQELQDAQRQIALLQELVDVRKKITLSMAQLAEMEQSHSVNESSMRQHDEALREAERLRVAQRETERTLAARERAHRHRVKGLEEQVSTLKEQLQQELRRKQPSLPT; encoded by the exons ATGGTTGATAAGTGTCTAATTATAGAAAGGCATTCGTATTTACATGCGCACGCACCGTTTCGACCTAAATCGAATGTTTTAATCCCACTTGAATACTGCCGGCGAACTGGACGGAGTGAAGCAAGTTTATTGTCTGGGCCTGAAGATCTTGTCTGGGGGATCCAAATAAACCGTCCATCAATGAGTGACACAGAGAACTCCAACGCGGATTCCAAATTGGAATCTGTAATACAG AGACTGGAGGAGAGTGTGCTGTCAGAAGAGAAGAGGCTAATCGTCCGAGGCTCTTCTCCTGAAGACCCTCCTACATGTCTACCTGCACGGGTCCGAGAGATCGTCACTAAGAACCTCAACGAGAGCG GACCCATGTCATCAGTGATGTCAGTCCAGGAGGAGAACCGGGTGCTACAGGGAGAGCTGGGGAGGCTGGAGGACCTCCTGGCCCATAGCCGGGCAGAGCGTGATGAGCTGGCCATCAAATACAGCGCCATCAGCGAGAGG CTAGAGCAGGCGCTACGCCTAGAGGCTGGTGATGGGGAGGGGGACTCGCCAGAGTGTCGCAGTTTGGCTCAACAGAACGTGGAACTCCGCAGACGTCTGGACGAGGAGCAGGCAGCCTATAAGCGCAAGCTCACAGCCTACCAGGAGGGCCAGCAGAGACAGGCTCAGCTTGTGCAGAAGCTACAGGCCAAG GTCCTGCAGTATAAGAAGAGGTGTGGAGATCTAGAGAAGACTGTGTTAGAGAAGTCCTCAGAACTGGAGCAGCATAGACTGAAT GGCCCTTGTGATACGTCCAGCAGCAGTCATCGTGGAGATGAGGATCCATGCGGAGACCTGGAGAACGCTCTAATCCGGTTGGAGGAGGAGCAACAGAG GAGCAACAGTCTGTCTGCAGTGAATTCAATGCTGAGAGAGCAGCTGGAGCAGGCAGGACTGGCTAATGAGGCACTTAGCCAAGACATACGTAGACTCACTGCTGATTGGTCCAAATCTAGGGAGGAGCTGGAGCAGAGGGAGTCTGATtggaggagggaagaggag GTGGTGGGCTTCCGTAGGCAGGTCTGTGAGCTGAAGAGTGCCACAGAAAG GGACCTGTCAGACATGCGAAATGAGATGGCCCGGGCCTCCCACTCGGTCCAGTCGTCCTGCTCCGGCCTGTCCTCCACGCTACGCAGCCGTGAGGGAGGGGCGGCCCTGGCTCTGGAGCGGGAGGAGGCGCTGCGGGGGAAGCTGGAGGCGCAGCTCAGAGAACGCGTGGCTGAGATGATGAGCCTGCAGACCAGGAGAGACGCAGAGAGGGCTGAGCTGAACGCCAG ACTGTCAGATGCAGTGCGCGAGGTGGAGAGGCTGAAAGGACAGATTGAGGAGAGAGACCGAGacgtagcctctctgaccaggaGACTTGAG GAGCAGAGTGGCAACGATGAGACCGACATGCAGGTGATGAGAGCTCACACTGAAACACTGCTGGACACACTCCGAGACATTGCCCAG ACTGTCCTGTCTGATGGGGACTCGTCAGAGGCAGACCAGGAGAACAGCGAAGCTTCTGTATTGGCTCTGTTCCGTAGCTCCTCTCCTCGTCGGTCCTTGTCACCACAGCGATCCAGCTCTCCTAGCCGCTGCTCGTCTTTGGCCCTCATCCCAGAGGCCAGCCTGTCAGCTCTGCGCTCTGCTGTCAACAGCAGACATCTCCAGCTACAG GAGGTTCGGGGGCGTCTGTCCTCTGCCCAGTCATCGGTCCAGACACTGCGCAGGCAGCTCACAGAAACGGAGTCAGCCAGACGAGAGGCAGAGCAACGCTGTCAGATGctgcagggagaaagagacggagttcaaagagagaaagactcgatgcagagggagagagaccgcCTGAAACAAGACAGGGACACACTGGCCAG TGATAAGGTGGCTGTGGAGAAGTCCGCCCAAACAGCACTGATCAAGTCCCAAATACTGCAGATGGACTGTGAGAAGCTGCAGCAGGCCTTGACGTCGGCCCAGAGAGAGTGGGATCacgagagggaggagaaagaggcaACGCTCCAGGAGAGAGACCTGGCAAAGGCAGAGACTGAGAGAGT TCAGAAGCAGTGGGAGCAGAGTGACAGCCGGGCGTCTGTCCAGCGACGGGAGCTGTCTGCAGTGAGAGAGGCCAAACACCAGACAGAGGTGGAGAAGCAGCTCCTGGAGGAAGAGAAAGCCCAGCTCACTGAGGCTCTGGCCCGG GCTGAAGGCAGTAATGCTGAGCTTTCTCTGCTGGTCAACAAGCTTCACTCTGAGGAGGCAGCCCTCCGTGACTCTCTGGCCAAGATGGGCAGCATGAACGAGGCCCTGGCCCAGGACAAGTCTGACCTAAACTCCATCATCAGCCAG ctggaggaggagaagaaccTCCTGCAGGCTGAGAAACGCGAAGCCAAGCAAGAGAAGCTGACCATCAGAGACGAGCTTGTCCGTTTGGAGCAGGACAGGCTAGAGTTGGACTCCGCACGCCTCGCCCTCCACCAATCCCTGCAGGAGTCAGAGCTGAGCAGGGTGGGGATGGAGGCGGAACTTCACAGCCTCAGggctgaaaaagtgaagctgCAGGACAAAATCACTCAA CTGTGTGGCGAGGTGAGCTCTCTGGGCGCAGAGCTGGGCGTGATCCGgggtgaggaacagaggcaggGCACGGCCCTGGAGGAAATAGGACGGGATAGGGCGGACCTGGCCAGAGAGAGGGCGGGGCTGGTGGTCCAGCTGACtgcatcagagagagagaacgccGCGCTAAGCGAGGAGGTGGCTGCTTTCag GTCGGAGCGGGAGACCCTGGAGACCAGCCTGTTTGAGGTGCAACAACAGATGGTGCAGCTGGAGTCCCGGAGAGAGCAGCTGGAGACAGAGAACCAGAGTCTGCGTCTGCGCTGCGAAACCACCACAG CGGAACTGAGGCGCGTGCGCGCGGAGGGGGAGAACATCCTGGCGCAGAGTgagaaggagatggaggttCTGCGCCAGGCCCTGAGCAATACCCAGCAGGAGTCTCAGCAAGCCCTACGCGCCTCCATCGCTGACCACCAAGAGGAGGTCGAGAGACTGACTGCTGAGAAG GAGACCCTTCGCTGCAGTTTGGAGTCCGAACATGAGGGGGCGCTGCGGCGGCTCAGAGAGGATGCAGAGGAGCAGGTCCTTAGGACTGAGAGGGAGCGGGACGAGCTGAGAGCTGAAGTGAGGAGTTTGCAGCACGACAGGGACCAGAGCCTGCTGCAGGCAGAGACCGAGAAACAACAG ATGCTGTCCCAGAAGGAGGCAGAGAAGGCGGTGCTGTCTGAGAGGGTGTCCATCCTGCAGGCAGAGTTGGGTTCTGCAGCCCTGGAATTGGAGAGACTGGCCAGGGAGGCAACGCATCACAAAGACCAGGAGAGG GCCGCAGTGGGAGCTCTGACCACAGAGTTACTGGAGCTGCGCTGTCAGCTGGAGGAGGCTGGCTGTCGTCATGACAGGGAGTTACAGAGGCTACAGGAGAACTGCACggacctgcagacacacactgacgcTGCCCTCAAGGAG TTGGAGGAGTGCAGAGCTTCTCTGTCAGCCAGTGAGGAGAGCCGAGACCAGCTGAGGCGGGACATGCTGGAGATGGAGAGGCGTCTCAACCAAACCCGGGACACTGGGGAGGGCTACAGAAGGGACGGGGTGGAGTTACGGCGCACCCTCTGTGATGTCACCAAGGAGCGAGATACGCTCAGCCTATCAAACACCCACCTGAGGGAGACATTGAGAAGTACAGAAACTGAGAGGATCAG tgTCAAGCGTCAGTGCGAAGAGAGGGACCAGCGGGTGGCTCTTTTGGAGGAGAGCCTGTCGTCTGCTCAGAGGGAGGTGGCGGAGCTCCGCAGCTGTCTCAGAGAGGTCGAGAGGTCACGGCTAGAGGCCAGGAGGGAACTGCAGGAGCTCCGCAGACAG GTGAAGGTGCTCGATGGTGAGAAGGAGCAGAAAGGCAAGGAGGTAGCTGAGCTGCAGATGCGCCTCTCCCTGGAGgagcagagagaagaggagagagggagggagattttCGCTCTCAAACAGAAGCTGGTCGAAGCTGATACAGCCAGGACCTCCGTCAAGAAAGAG CTGTCCGTCCTCCAGAGGCGTCTGACGGAGTCGGAATCAGGCTGGCGAGGCTGTGAGAAAGAGTTGACCACGCAGCTGCAGGAGGCCCGGGGTTGTGAGAAGAAGCTCCAGGATGAGGCCAGGAACCTGTCCCTGCGGGCCCAAACGGCCCAGGACTCCCTGACCCAGTCCAGCCTGCAGCTCAGCGAGGCCCAGGGACGCCTGGCCGCGACCGAGGCAGAGCTGGCCCGGGCTGAAGCCGGACGCAGGGAGCTGGAGTTCCGCCTGGGCAGCCTGCAGTCGGCGTTGACCCGTACCCTGGGCATTGGGGcaggggggcggggcagcaccaGCGGGGGGAGGGGCCGGAGCCCTGGGGGGAGTTCCCACAGCAGCATCACACGGCACCGCAGCCTCTCACCATTACGCTGCTCATTGTCGCCCCCCAAAG ATTTTGGAGGTTCGACCCCTGACAACACAATGGGCTTATCCAGACCCATCTCCCCAGAACGGGAGGACACACCCCAGCCCGTGCCTCTACCTGAGATGGACCCAGAGGTACTGCGCTGTGGCCTCCGAGACTTCCTCCAGGAACTCCGAGACGCTCAGAGAGACAGG GATGAGGCACGCTGCCAGTTGGGGGCGCTACAGAGAGAGTTGGAGGAGgtgacaggggagagagactcCTCCCAGAACCGCCTTTCTCAGCTACACAAAACACTACAGGAGTGGCAGGACG GGAAGCGTGACGTTGATGGGCGTCTGACTTCCACCCAGGCCATGCTCCAGCAGCTGGAGGAGAAcatgaggaggggagagagggagaggagagcccTCACTGACAGAGTCAAGGAGCTGGAGAGAGCCCTGCAGACTGCCGAGACTgagaagaaacacacacag GACCAGTTGAGTAAGCAGCGTGCGGGGGAGGTGCGCCTGGAGGCGGAGCGGAGGCGCCTGCGGGAGGCCCTGGAGGCTGCTGAGACCCGGGGAACCAGGGTGGAGCTGGGGAGGCGCAGCCTGGAGGGGGAGCTGCAGAGACTCAAACTGAGCCTGGGGGACCGTGAGGCGGAGGGCCAGGCCACCCAGGAGCGCCACGCCGCTCTACTCAAACAG GTCAAAGAGGGGGAGAGCCGTGTGACGTTGCTCCAGAGAGAGGTGGACAGGCTGAGCCAGGCTCTGTCTAAAGCCCAAGAAGGAGAGGCCTGTCTCAGGGAGAAGACCCAGAGCCTCTCTCAGAGCCTCCAGGAGGCCACTGCTTCCCACAGCGCCACCCAGGGGCGCCTTGCTGCTCTACAGAAGACACTGGGGGTCGCCGAGCAAGACCGCAGGCAGCTACAG GAACGAGTGGATGGAGCGCGGGCGTCCCTGAACGAGGGGAAGCGAAGCATGGTGGCACTTACTGAGCGCGTGCAGAGCCTGCAGAATGAGCTGACCCAGAGCGAGTTGAGacgaggagagctggaaacAGAGCTGGCCCAGACACAGGAG GCCCTGCGACAGCGGACCGCCAGTCTGACGGAGGCCCAGCGCAACGCCCAGTCGGCCCAGACAGAGAGGTCCTCTGCAGAGGAGAGGCTGCGCGGGCTTCAGAGGGCCGTGGCAATGCTGGAGACGGAGAAGAAGGatgcagagagacaggccgTCCGACTCGAGAAGGACAAAAACGCACTGAGAAATACACTGGACAAG GTGGAGCGTCAGAAGCTGAAGACAGAGGAGGGCAGTATGCGTCTGTCTGCAGAGAAGGGCCGTCTGGATCGCTCCCTCAACACTGCAGAGCAGGAACTGCAGGACGCACAGAGACAGATCGCCCTGCTACAG GAGTTGGTGGAcgttagaaagaaaatcactcTTTCTATG GCCCAGCTGGCCGAGATGGAGCAGTCCCACAGTGTGAATGAGAGCTCCATGCGGCAGCATGACGAGGCGCTTCGCGAGGCGGAGAGGCTGAGGGTCGCccagagggagacggagaggacCCTGGCTGCACGGGAGAGAGCCCACCGCCACCGGGTCAAAGGCCTGGAGGAGCAG gTGTCTACTCTGAAGGAGCAGCTACAGCAGGAGCTGAGGCGAAAACAGCCCTCCCTACCCACCTGA